The Clostridium sp. DL-VIII DNA window ACTTGCTGGTTCAATAGGTGATGGAACAGAGACATTATATGAACTAGGATTTGATGGAATATTTAGCATAATAGATAAACCAATGTCATTAGATGATGCAATTAAGAATAGTTCAGAACTTGTGAAAGAAGCTGCATTTAGAATAATAAATTTATACTTGAGTCATGAAAGAAAATTAAAATAATAGATGGGAGTAATTGGTATGTTTAAACCTAATGGAATTATCCCTGCTTTAGTAACACCTTTAGATGAGCAAGGAAATTTAATGGAAGGTGCATTAAAAAAAGTTATTGACTATACTTTAGAAGCTGGAGTTCATGGAGTATTTGTCCTAGGAAGTACGGGAGAAATATATGGATTAACAGATAAACAAAAGCAAAGAGTTATGGAAGTAACTGTTGAACACGTAAACGGAAGAGTACCAGTTTATGCTGGAGCTGGTGAAATCACAACAATTAATACTATAAAAACTGCACAAATGGCAGAAAAGGTTGGAGGAATTTCAGCCCTTTCAGTAATAACTCCATATTTTGTTTCACCAACTCAAGATGAGTTAGTAGAACACTATACGGCTGTTGCAAATTCAGTAAAAATGCCAATAATTTTATATGGATGTGATGGTAGAGCCCATAACTCAATAATGCCTGAAACTGCTTTAAAATTATCAGCAGTAGACAACATAATAGGTATTAAAGACAGTAGTGGAAGTTCTGAAAGAATGGATAAGTATCTAGAACTTACAAAAGATATAGAAGATTTCTCAGTATTATGTGGTATAGATACATTCATTTATCATGGGTTATGCAACGGAACTAAAGGAGCTATTGCTTCAAGTGCGAATGTTGCACCTAAGATATCTGTAGGGATTTACAATGCAGTTATGAATGGTGATCATGAAAAAGCTCAAGCATTACAAAATAAATTACAACCATTAAGAGATGCTTATGCTCTTGGAACTTTCCCAGGAGTTATAAAAGAAGCACTTAGAATGGTTGGAGTTGATGCTGGAGTAGCATTAAAACCAGTAGGGCCAATGAGTGACGAAAGTCGTAAGAAATTAGCTGAAGTTTTAAAAGCTTTAGATGTTTATAATATAAAATAAAATCAGATTTTAGATGGCGGTTACATAGGTTATCTAAAGCTAGATAAAATAAATTAAAAAAGCTAAATAATTCTTAAAATTAATAATAGGAGTGATTTATAGATGAAAATAGGATTTATAGGACTTGGAATCATGGGAAAACCTATGGCTAAAAATTTAGTGAAAGCTGGCTATCAATTAATAGTAAGTGACTTTGCTAAAGAAGCAGCAGAAGAATTAAAGGCACTTGGTGCAGAAACTTGCTTAAGCAATAAAGAAATAGCAACACAATCTGACGTGGTTATAACAATGTTACCAAATTCACCACAAGTTAAAGAAGTAGCACTTGGAGAAGGTGGAATAATTGAAGGAGCTCATTCAGGATTAACATTAATTGATATGAGTTCAATTGCACCACTTGCATCAAGAGAAATCTGCGAAAAATTAGCTGAAAAAGGTGTTGAAATGCTAGATGCCCCAGTAAGTGGCGGAGAACCAAAAGCTATTGATGGAACTATTTCTGTTATGGTTGGAGGAAAGCAAGAACTTTTCGACAAATACTATGATGTAATTAAAGCGATGGCTGGTTCAGTTGTAAGAGTTGGAGAAATTGGTGCTGGAAATATAGCAAAACTTTGTAATCAAACTATAGTAGCTATAAATATAGCGGCTATGTCAGAAGCTTTAGTATTAGCTCAAAAGGCTGGAGTAAGTCCAGAACTTGTTTACAATGCAATTAGAGGTGGTCTTGCTGGAAGTACAGTTTTAGATGCAAAAGCACCACTAATTATGGATAGAAAATTTGATCCAGGATTCAGAATTAATCTTCATATAAAAGATTTAAATAATGTATTAGAAACTTCTCATGGAGTAGGTGTTCCATTACCATTAACAGCAGCTGTACGTGAAATCATGGAAGCATTAAAGGTTGATGGACATGAAATGGAAGACCATTCAAGTATAATTAAATACTATGAAAAATTAGCAAATGTAGAAGTTCATAGAAAATAGAAACTTATTAAAAAGTTATTAAAAAACTCAAACAAATTACCTTAGATTATAATAGGATTGTAATACTTATTTTATAACATCCTATCTCTAAAAAAACTAACAACTTATTTATTACAATTCCATTTATAATAATAAAATCATTTAATAAATCATAAACAAAGAGAATAAATTGTTGTAAAAAACTATAAGCAACCAAAAGAATTTGGTAAATTACAGTAGATAAGTATATAATTGCAGTAATTACTTTTACAATATCTCATTTTTAAGATATTAATAAATTACTTATTGCAATTATATTAAATTAAAACCTAATAATGAATTACAAAATTTAATGAGCCGTATACTTCAATTTAAATATAATTTTGTACTGATGATAAATTAATTACAATTACCTAAGATATAAAAAAATGTTTATTATAATTTTATCTAATAAAGAACTATAATTTAAGCAACCACTATGTTTAGATAAAATTATTGTAATGAGTATTTCAAATCCAAACTTAAATACTTATATAAATATAACCATACGCTGCAAAAACTACATTTAGGCAAATTCAAGGTATTTTGAGTTGAGATGGAGTTTAGAAAAAAGCAGCAAACAAATAATATTAACCAATTAATAAAAACATGAAATTATTTATAAAGATAAGTTCATGTTTTTATTATCTCAAAAATTGATGGGGTAAGAAAATGAATGCTAACAAGATACTTATACTATTGCCTGTAAACGAGAAACAAAAAGCGTTAATACAAAGTGTATCACCTAATTCTATTTATCTATATGATACTTATGCAACTGTAGACAAAGAAGCAGTTCAAAGCGCAGAAATAATAATAGGAAACCCTCCAGCAGAAATGCTTATAGGTTCTCCGAATTTAAAATGGCTTCAGTTAAATAGTGCAGGAACTGATGCTTATATAAAAGAAGGAGTACTAAAAGAAGGTGTAATGATTACTAATGCAACAGGTGCATATGGATTAGCAATATCAGAACATATAATTGGGGTTCTTCTTCAGTTATTAAAAAAGCTTCATCTTTATAGTAATAATCAAAAACTACATCTTTGGAAGGATGAAGGAGAAGTTAAATCCATTTATAATTCTAAAATTTTAATAATTGGGTTAGGTGATATTGGAGAAGAGTTTGCTAAGAGAGTAAAAGCCTTTGGTGCATACACAATAGGGGTAAGAAGAAGTAATACTAAAAAGGCCGAATATATTGATGAGTTACATTTAATGGACAAAATAGATGATTTACTTCCAACAGCAGATGTTGTAATGCTTTCATTACCGTCTACTAAAGAAACTTACAAAATGTTCTCAAAGGATAGGCTTAAATTGATGAAAAAAGGAGCAGTACTTTTAAACGTAGGTAGAGGAAATGTACTTGATACAGATGCTTTATGTGATTTAGTGGAAAGTAATCATCTATTAGGAGCTGGTTTAGATGTTACTGATCCAGAGCCACTAACTAAAGAACACAGAATATGGGATATAGAGAATATAATTATCACTCCACACATTTCTGGTGGATATCATCTTCCTGAAACCTTTGAAAGAATTGTAAGAATTAGTGCAGAAAATCTAGAAAGATTTACTAAGGATCAAAAGCTTAAGAATATTGTAGATTTTAAGACAGGATATAGAACTTTATAAAGAGAAACAAATGTAGTTATAAGAATAAAATTACTTTTTTATAATAATAAGTATAAGATTGTAATTCACTTAAGCCCTATTTAATGAATTAAGATAATTATTGAAATAAAGATAATTATTGAAAGGATGAGTTAAATGCCCAATAATGAAATATTAGAAATGAGAGAAGTAATAGAAAAGAGAAAAGTAATTTTACCAGATGGAACTAAGGTTTCAGCCCTTGGCCAAGGGACTTGGTTTATGGGGGAAAGTCAAAGTAAAAGGGATAGTGAAATTAAGGCCTTAAAGTTAGGATTAGAACTTGGGATGAATTTCATTGACACAGCAGAGATGTATGGAAATGGTTTATCAGAAGAATTAATTAGTCATGTTATAGATGGTTGTAGAAAAGATGTCTTCCTAGTTTCAAAAGTATATCCGCATAATGCTGGAAGAAATTCAATTGTTGAAGCTTGTGAAAATAGCTTAAGAAGATTAAAAACTGATTATTTGGACTTGTATCTTCTTCATTGGAGAGGGCGAATACCTTTTGAAGAAACTATAGAAGGAATGGAACTATTAAAAAAGCAAGGAAAAATATTAAGATGGGGAGTATCAAACCTAGATAAAGATGATATGGAGGAGTTATTCCATAAATCCAATGGTGAAAATTGTGCTGTAAATGAAGTTTTATATCATATTGGTTCAAGAGGTATAGAATTTGATTTATTACCATGGCAAAGAAATAATAACATACCAACTATAGCCTATTGCCCATTAGCACAAGGTGGATCATTGGAAAGAAATATATTAAGAGATGATACTCTAAATGAAATTGCTAAAGAGCATAATGTGAAACCATTGCAAATAGCACTTGCATGGACAATACGTGAAAATGATATTATATCAATTCCAAAAGCAGCAAGTGTTGAACATGTTATAGAGAATGCTAAAGCAGCATCAATTATTCTGTCTCCATCAGATATTGCAAGGTTAGATAAAATATTTAAAAAGCCATCTAGAAAAATGCCATTAGATATAGTGTAAAATGGAAAATCCAATTAAAAAAATTTAGTTAGCGAAGGGGATTAGATTATATGATTTTATTAGACGAAGCAAATAGATGTTTATTATGTAAAAATCCAAGATGTCAAGCAAATTGCCCAATTAATACTCCAATTCCAGAAATAATAGCGCTTTATAAAGAAGGAAAACTAAATAAAGCAGGGGAAATTCTATTTAATAATAATCCTCTTTCGGTGATATGTTCAATTGTCTGTCCACATGAAAGCCAATGTGCAGGAAATTGTATAAGAGGAATAAAGCAAGAACCAGTAAAGTTTTATGAAATAGAAAAGGAAATATCAGAAAGATATTTGGAACAAGTAAAATTACAGAACTTACCGAAGAATAAGGATAGAATAGCTATAATCGGCGGTGGTCCGGCAGGATTAACAATTGCTTTTATTCTGGCAAAGAGAGGATATAAAATAACTATATTTGATGCTCATGAGAGAATCGGGGGAGTATTACGATATGGAATTCCTGAATATAGATTACCAAACCACCTAATTGATAAACTAGAGGACAAGCTAATCGAGCTTGGAGTTATGATTAGACCTAATACTCTTATAGGACCAGTTATAAGTATTGATAGATTATTTGATGAGGATTATAAGTCTATATTTATTGGAACTGGAGTATGGAATCCTAAAACTTTAAATATCAAGGGGGAAACTTTAGGAAATGTACATTTTGCTATAGATTATTTAAAATCTCCAGAAACATTTAGATTAGGTAATAGAGTTGCAATAATTGGTGCTGGAAACGTTGCAATGGATGCAGCAAGAACAGCAAAAAGAAATGGGGCTAGTGAAGTTACAGTTATTTATAGAGGTGACTTTGAAAATATGAGCGCAACAAAAAAAGAAATAGAAGAAGCCAGAGAAGACGGAATTATATTTAAAATATGCAGATCTCCAATAGAAATATTTGAAAACGGAATAAAGTTACGTAATACAGAAACAGAAGAAGGAAAAGAAGAATTTTTTGAATGTAACTCTACCATTATTGCTGTAAGTCAAAGTCCAAGAACAAATATAGTTTCAAATACAACTAAACTCGAAACTAATAAAGCCGGACTTATCATTGCAGATGAAAAAGGTAATACAACAAGGGCAGGAGTATTCAGCTCAGGAGATGTAGTTACAGGTGCTAGAACTGTAGTTGAAGCAGTAGCATATGCAAAAAATGTTGCTGATGCTATAGAAGAGTATTGTAATTCATATAAATAATTATTTACAGCAAACTACTAACTTACAATATATGGTACAATTAAATTGAACCGGGATAAGCAATACTGAAAGATATACACTATATAAGATATAGACATAGTAATTTTAGATAGAGATTTCAAATGAATACTGCTATTTAGATTGCGATAGATGTAGTTATCTTTTATGCTTTAGTTAGGTCCATAGCGAGTGCAGAAGGCAAGAACACTTCGCTAGAATAATCCGTTGCCCCGTAAATGTCAAAGCTAAAATATTAAAGGCCATGAATTTTTATGGTCTTGTTGTGTTTATAAGGATTTAGAAAAATGAAGGTTTATTCTTTAATTTCAGCTGGGACACTTCGGGAAACGTTATTTAGCTAAATGTACATGCCTTCTTTGTGGTAATGGAGTTTTCTGGTGCAGACTATATAGAAGGTGTTACTATGGCAGTTGGCATATTGTGAAATGTAGATACTCCTGCATACTCAGATAAAAGTTTTTATTGAAATGTGAGAATTGGAAGAGAAAGTTAATATTTTTATTTTCTAAGAGGATCATTTGAATTTACTTCTAAATTTTAATCGCAGAAAGAGTCAATACGTAATACCAGAAGCGCTGCTTCTAGTATTACATTGACACTTTCTTCAGAGATTGTTTTTAGTGCAGCGATGGGATTAAAGGCTGCGCCTTAAATCCAATATAATAATGAGAGGGTATAGAGATAAGGAACTATTCTAAAGATTATAGAGAGGTCCTGTTTGTTTTATTACATGATTTATGGAGAAGCGATGCATACGCATAAAGAAAGGGGCGCCTTGGACTTGCCCTCACAGGATAGAGATAAGAATTATTGAAAGGTGAGGGAAGGTCCACAATGTACATGCTTGCCTGCTAGTCCTTATTAGTAATGGCGTTATTTCCGATTAAGAAATCCAATCACTAAAAATAATAGAAATAAATATTAAAGAGGTAATTATTTTTAGTGATACGATTTCTTACGCTTCAATAACACTCATTAATAATAATGACAGGCAGAAAAGCAAGTACATTGACGGCGCTATATATAAAAAGGTGGTTTAATAGTAGTTATAATGATGAATAGCTTGTAGAAAATGAGTGTTAGAAATGTTAGAGAAAATATGTTGTTTTATATAGGTTGGGAAGTGAACCTACTAGAGTAATTTATTTGAATCTAGGTGTATAGCAATAAAGCAATTTGTTTAAAGCCATACGATGGGATAGAATTAAAACAAATACTTATCTGACACTTGCATAAAAATGGATCAGTTTGGTATCCATATGGAGAAAAAATCTCATAGGTTTGATAGACTTAAAGATAATAATGAAAAAGAATGGCATTTTTGATGTATGAGTGCTGCATAGATAAACAAACATGCGAGAAGTACTGATGGGGAAAAGTGCTTGACTATATAGGTGTCGGTTGAGAAGATAGATCATTCGAAGGTAAGCAATTAATACTACAAGAATAAATAGATATGTTTGAATCAATATTTTAGAGTTGATGTAGTAAATAAAATTTGTTCTTTAAAAATTAAATAATGCAGTATTCATTTTAATGAAATATGTGATAATATAATAAATATAAGATATAGACAATATTTTTAATTTGAATTGTTAGTCGCTATAATACTATTAGTTTATTTGATTGATAGGAGTGATATATTTTAATTCAATATGTTGAAAAATCTTAATGAAATTCATAGGTAAAGGAGAAGTGTTTATGGCTGAAAATTATGAAGTTATTAAGGCATATGGACCTGTAATTGTCGGAATAGGATCCCTTCTAGTTGCTTATATCACGAATACAAGAATCTTAAAATCTAAAGCTAAAGAAGAGGACAGAAAGGAAATTGCTAAAAACTTAACGAATTCTATGGCCCGTTCACACAATTGAGGAAGAAAAGTAGAATGTTATATCAAATATTTACAAACGATAAAGGACCAGATTACAGAACTTTACCAGCCTTATGAGGAGATGCTTTTAGTAACAATGATAAAAATTTATTAAAACAAATTATAGAAATAGACAAAGAACTAGAGAAATTAATAGTTGATAAAAGTGGATATGTAGAAGATGGTGAATTGAGGGAGTTGTTAGGTAAAGAAGCAACACATTTTAATGTTATAACTCAAGAATTTGAAGGATTAATTACAGGTGAGACAGAAAGATTTAATGATTATGTTTTCCCTAGAGAATTAGATGATAGAATAGAAGAAGAGATAAAAAAATTAAATGATAAGCTTATATTGTTGGAGTAACACGAAAAGAAATGTTTATATTGTATGATGATACCGCATTATCTAGAATGAATTTGCGGTATTTTTATATTCAAAATACTATTAAAGTCAGCAGATAATATAAGTAACTGTCACAACCCCATAGTATTATATAAATATAAAGTAGTTAAATATTATTTACCCCTTATTAAATAAATATCAACCAGTATTTAGAATGGTCTATGACACCCTAGTAAATCATTCTTTTTTATTTATAGAATCAGATAAATTATAGTATATGAAAGTACCAAAAAGGAAATTTTAAACAACTCCATTAATAAAAATAATTTCAATAAATGGATATAGTGTTGCATAAAGAAAAGTTGGATTTTAAGATTATAGTAATGGAGCTTATCTAAAAATAATGTTTTTGGGGAGAGTAATTATACTAACAGAAAATAAATATTGCAAAGGGGATTGCGAGCACTCACCCCTGTACAATATTTATTTTCTATGGAGCTTAAGTATTTGCCCCAAAAACACTAGATGCTTGTCCTATAATTTTGGTAGTTAATTCCGCAGTTTGTAGAATATTAAAAGTAAATAAAATAATCCTGAAGAGGACCTCTTCAGGATTATTTTATTGTGTAACAAAGTAAACCACTTGCTAAGCAAGTGGAAGAAAAAAGGCTTATGCCGTTGAGCAGAAAAAACCTCCTATGCTAAAATAAATGCAGGTCTAGCCAACCGCAAATAAAAAAGTATAGGAGGATGTCTAATGAAAGACACAAATAGTTTATCTCATACAACATGGAATTGCAAGTATCACATTGTATTCGCACCTAAGTATAGAAGACAAGTAATATATGGAAAGATAAAGAATGATATAGGAAAGATACTAAGGAAATTATGTGAATGGAAGGGAGTAGAGATAATAGAAGCAGAAGCCTGTCCGGACCATATACATATGTTAGTATCAATACCACCGAAGATAAGCGTATCGAGTTTTATGGGATATCTAAAAGGAAAAAGCAGTTTGATGATATTTGACCAACATGCGAATATGAAATACAGATATGGAAATAGAGAATTTTGGTGTCGAGGATATTATGTTGATACAGTAGGAAAAAATAAAAAGAAGATAGAAGAATATATAAGAAATCAGCTACAAGAAGATTTAGCGTATGAACAAATGAGCATAAAGGAACTAGTTGACCCGTTTACTGGTGAGCCAGTAAAAAAGAGCAATAAATAAAAGCCGCTTTAGCGGCAACATGGGAAAACATGCGGGAGGCAGACCCGTTCGGAGGGCTTTCAGCCCAGCCAGTAATAGGCCCTTATAGGGCTGAGCAAACCACCGGCTTAGCCTAACACCAACAACTTAGCATAGCTTAATTGTATTTTTTTTATTAACTCTAACAATGATTTATATTGATAGAAAATTTGCACTACTCTATTAGGCAAAGAAAAGAATCAAAATTTTTTCTTTGCTTAATATTTAAATTTATTATATTTAAAAACTTGGTTTCAAATTACAACTATACTTATTTGATAAATTCTTAATCCTTACGTTTGAAGGTTTTTCAGGACGAACTTCAGAAATGTATTTTAACATCTCTGTAATTAGTTTTGTATATTCATTACCCCGTATTGTATCATTTACTGTCATCATTATTTTTATTAACTTTTCTTTTAAAAGTCCTATTGCATTATTTTCATTTATATTCTTATTATTTTTATAATTCTTATTATGCATCAATTGTTTTTTATAAAGTATTTCTTTTAGCTTAGAATTAGCTAAATGTAATGCATCTTGCAAAATATTATATATGAACATTTGTGCAAAAAAAATCTTGATAAACAAAACTAGGGAGAAATCCTGTAAATGATTCTATTTTAATTTTATTTTTCAAAGTATTATAAGATATTTCAATGCCCCATCTTCTTCCATATAATTGTGAAATATCGTTAGTATTAAATTCTTCTTTTAATAAATTTGTCAATAACATTTCATCTGTTTTATCACTAATTTTTACCTTAACCATTCTTAATGTAATACTTTTTTTAGATTTTATTCTAGAACAAAACTCTGGATATTTTCTTTTTAATTTATTAATTCTAGATTTAGTTAATTCTATATTTACTAAATCATCATCATTACTAAAGAGAAACTGTTCTTTTTTATAATCAGTTTTTTTGATTATAACAACAAATTTTATATTATTATTTTCTAAGAAATCAAAGAGTTCTATAGATGGGTAATTACGATCTAACATAACTATTATTTTTTTATAATCAATAATTTGCTTTAACTTTAAAATATTTTCCTTTGCCATTTCAATTTCACTTGTTTTATAAGGTTTAATTGAAACATCAACAAAAAAATCATTTTCTAAATCATGCATACCTGATGCAGTAGCTCGTGCCATATTTTGTTTTCTTCCATTAGCACTTCTTCCAAAATAATCTCTATTAATTTTAGTATTCGGAATTTCAAAATCAGTACCATCAATCGCAAAAATTAGATATCCTTTAAAT harbors:
- a CDS encoding transposase, whose amino-acid sequence is MQDALHLANSKLKEILYKKQLMHNKNYKNNKNINENNAIGLLKEKLIKIMMTVNDTIRGNEYTKLITEMLKYISEVRPEKPSNVRIKNLSNKYSCNLKPSF
- the tnpA gene encoding IS200/IS605 family transposase — protein: MKDTNSLSHTTWNCKYHIVFAPKYRRQVIYGKIKNDIGKILRKLCEWKGVEIIEAEACPDHIHMLVSIPPKISVSSFMGYLKGKSSLMIFDQHANMKYRYGNREFWCRGYYVDTVGKNKKKIEEYIRNQLQEDLAYEQMSIKELVDPFTGEPVKKSNK
- a CDS encoding aldo/keto reductase, whose translation is MPNNEILEMREVIEKRKVILPDGTKVSALGQGTWFMGESQSKRDSEIKALKLGLELGMNFIDTAEMYGNGLSEELISHVIDGCRKDVFLVSKVYPHNAGRNSIVEACENSLRRLKTDYLDLYLLHWRGRIPFEETIEGMELLKKQGKILRWGVSNLDKDDMEELFHKSNGENCAVNEVLYHIGSRGIEFDLLPWQRNNNIPTIAYCPLAQGGSLERNILRDDTLNEIAKEHNVKPLQIALAWTIRENDIISIPKAASVEHVIENAKAASIILSPSDIARLDKIFKKPSRKMPLDIV
- a CDS encoding D-2-hydroxyacid dehydrogenase is translated as MNANKILILLPVNEKQKALIQSVSPNSIYLYDTYATVDKEAVQSAEIIIGNPPAEMLIGSPNLKWLQLNSAGTDAYIKEGVLKEGVMITNATGAYGLAISEHIIGVLLQLLKKLHLYSNNQKLHLWKDEGEVKSIYNSKILIIGLGDIGEEFAKRVKAFGAYTIGVRRSNTKKAEYIDELHLMDKIDDLLPTADVVMLSLPSTKETYKMFSKDRLKLMKKGAVLLNVGRGNVLDTDALCDLVESNHLLGAGLDVTDPEPLTKEHRIWDIENIIITPHISGGYHLPETFERIVRISAENLERFTKDQKLKNIVDFKTGYRTL
- the dapA gene encoding 4-hydroxy-tetrahydrodipicolinate synthase — encoded protein: MFKPNGIIPALVTPLDEQGNLMEGALKKVIDYTLEAGVHGVFVLGSTGEIYGLTDKQKQRVMEVTVEHVNGRVPVYAGAGEITTINTIKTAQMAEKVGGISALSVITPYFVSPTQDELVEHYTAVANSVKMPIILYGCDGRAHNSIMPETALKLSAVDNIIGIKDSSGSSERMDKYLELTKDIEDFSVLCGIDTFIYHGLCNGTKGAIASSANVAPKISVGIYNAVMNGDHEKAQALQNKLQPLRDAYALGTFPGVIKEALRMVGVDAGVALKPVGPMSDESRKKLAEVLKALDVYNIK
- the garR gene encoding 2-hydroxy-3-oxopropionate reductase, producing the protein MKIGFIGLGIMGKPMAKNLVKAGYQLIVSDFAKEAAEELKALGAETCLSNKEIATQSDVVITMLPNSPQVKEVALGEGGIIEGAHSGLTLIDMSSIAPLASREICEKLAEKGVEMLDAPVSGGEPKAIDGTISVMVGGKQELFDKYYDVIKAMAGSVVRVGEIGAGNIAKLCNQTIVAINIAAMSEALVLAQKAGVSPELVYNAIRGGLAGSTVLDAKAPLIMDRKFDPGFRINLHIKDLNNVLETSHGVGVPLPLTAAVREIMEALKVDGHEMEDHSSIIKYYEKLANVEVHRK
- a CDS encoding NAD(P)-dependent oxidoreductase, giving the protein MILLDEANRCLLCKNPRCQANCPINTPIPEIIALYKEGKLNKAGEILFNNNPLSVICSIVCPHESQCAGNCIRGIKQEPVKFYEIEKEISERYLEQVKLQNLPKNKDRIAIIGGGPAGLTIAFILAKRGYKITIFDAHERIGGVLRYGIPEYRLPNHLIDKLEDKLIELGVMIRPNTLIGPVISIDRLFDEDYKSIFIGTGVWNPKTLNIKGETLGNVHFAIDYLKSPETFRLGNRVAIIGAGNVAMDAARTAKRNGASEVTVIYRGDFENMSATKKEIEEAREDGIIFKICRSPIEIFENGIKLRNTETEEGKEEFFECNSTIIAVSQSPRTNIVSNTTKLETNKAGLIIADEKGNTTRAGVFSSGDVVTGARTVVEAVAYAKNVADAIEEYCNSYK
- a CDS encoding IS4 family transposase, which encodes MVNTFVKRLDTSYKLIFSEEMKTISRGNNPNIFQRKRLMPLSDILLCSLNKQGLNTDFELRKYFIFQKGLNEVNITKEAYLKQRRKLNPEVFKALNAYYISNFYNCCKNEVKKFKGYLIFAIDGTDFEIPNTKINRDYFGRSANGRKQNMARATASGMHDLENDFFVDVSIKPYKTSEIEMAKENILKLKQIIDYKKIIVMLDRNYPSIELFDFLENNNIKFVVIIKKTDYKKEQFLFSNDDDLVNIELTKSRINKLKRKYPEFCSRIKSKKSITLRMVKVKISDKTDEMLLTNLLKEEFNTNDISQLYGRRWGIEISYNTLKNKIKIESFTGFLPSFVYQDFFCTNVHI